The following proteins are co-located in the Solenopsis invicta isolate M01_SB chromosome 7, UNIL_Sinv_3.0, whole genome shotgun sequence genome:
- the LOC105199924 gene encoding nucleoplasmin-like protein isoform X1 gives MAEEYLYGITLEGPNASEVWDPEHKNSDDSDGAAQHIGADQKLIIKMALLGPEAKAGELNVLQVEAMGLKGPIKTPIALLEMGKTAQIILDLSFPDPPVTFTLVKGSGPVHIVGHNLLGAHIEEFDDIDDEMEEENIDDEDDEKDPEDEDDEDDEPKKKNAKLAAAAKYKNQANKNKKK, from the exons ATGGCAGAAGAGTATTTATATG GAATCACCCTCGAGGGGCCGAACGCGAGCGAGGTATGGGACCCGGAACACAAGAACTCCGACGACTCTGACGGCGCGGCCCAGCACATCGGCGCCGATCAGAAGCTCATTATAAAAATG gCTCTTCTGGGACCAGAGGCTAAAGCCGGAGAGCTCAATGTCTTACAGGTCGAGGCGATGGGATTAAAGGGACCCATCAAAACTCCAATTGCCTTGCTGGAGATGGGAAAAACGGCACAGATTATTCTTGATCTTAGCTTTCCTGATCCTCCAGTTACGTTCACATTGGTGAAGGGCAGTGGGCCTGTTCATATAGTAGGACACAATCTCCTTG GTGCCCacattgaagaatttgatgacataGATGATGAAATGGAAGAAGAAAACATTGATGATGAGGATGATGAGAAG GATCCTGAAGATGAAGACGATGAAGACGACGAACCTAAGAAGAAGAACGCTAAATTAGCAGCTGCAGCTAAATACAAAAATCAGGCTAACaagaacaagaaaaaataa
- the LOC105199924 gene encoding nucleoplasmin-like protein isoform X2 gives MAEEYLYGITLEGPNASEVWDPEHKNSDDSDGAAQHIGADQKLIIKMALLGPEAKAGELNVLQVEAMGLKGPIKTPIALLEMGKTAQIILDLSFPDPPVTFTLVKGSGPVHIVGHNLLGAHIEEFDDIDDEMEEENIDDEDDEKAPRKKRKLLSGDKKNGV, from the exons ATGGCAGAAGAGTATTTATATG GAATCACCCTCGAGGGGCCGAACGCGAGCGAGGTATGGGACCCGGAACACAAGAACTCCGACGACTCTGACGGCGCGGCCCAGCACATCGGCGCCGATCAGAAGCTCATTATAAAAATG gCTCTTCTGGGACCAGAGGCTAAAGCCGGAGAGCTCAATGTCTTACAGGTCGAGGCGATGGGATTAAAGGGACCCATCAAAACTCCAATTGCCTTGCTGGAGATGGGAAAAACGGCACAGATTATTCTTGATCTTAGCTTTCCTGATCCTCCAGTTACGTTCACATTGGTGAAGGGCAGTGGGCCTGTTCATATAGTAGGACACAATCTCCTTG GTGCCCacattgaagaatttgatgacataGATGATGAAATGGAAGAAGAAAACATTGATGATGAGGATGATGAGAAG GCACCGCGAAAGAAGCGAAAGCTTTTATCAGGAGATAAAAAAAACGGTGTTTAA
- the LOC105193678 gene encoding nucleotide exchange factor Sil1 isoform X1: MRVDTCILLLYLPLAIFGGAEKNESSFVATHEWQTVKKGTPIPKGLHVRHNFGTGVTEAKLMDDTEEDDENANQSNSKSLTLHPDKSVLENEEPDPVKIKKVLKRESLKFPIDELKARLKKLKQDEAEDVSDDEEIQPKSEKRFKRFYETLKEELNALKVNVTSDSELLKKFFQKFQTYKSSVTTGTLTSIEIEEVLDILNNLEYLLHQIDNAKIFSDMDGLTKIISPCLNGTNNEIKSEALRLLGAAAQSNPKVQAKALENDFIQKVLHVLSTNNKIEVKSRCLFALSALIRQFPAAQKAWIDHGGLQLLGKIMYDDQLQIQMKAMKLINDLTIERRNLEDIYDAEQRQQKMREYAITDFEQRLLRHDYCKLLSNLMVKCFKEKLTGQFSIENNDFLEVVSDSMITVSPICKTEFKNIKLLLLPVIDNLLHFYQNPNIKLTVDETDVLKSLILLIERLKISIFDAPHDEL; the protein is encoded by the exons ATGCGTGTCGACACGTGCATTCTGCTGCTCTATCTGCCGCTCGCGATTTTCGGCGGCGCCGAAAAAAACGAGAGTTCCTTCGTGGCAACGCACGAGTGGCAGACAGTGAAAAAGG GAACCCCTATTCCTAAGGGACTTCATGTAAGACATAATTTTGGAACTGGAGTAACAGAGGCCAAATTGATGGATGACACGGAGGAAGACGATGAGAATGCAAACCAATCAAATTCCAAATCATTGACGCTGCATCCGGACAAATCGGTCTTAGAAAATGAAGAGCCAGATCCTGTAAAAATAAAGAAGGTTTTAAAGAGGGAATCTTTAAAATTTCCTATTGATGAGCTGAAAGCAAGATTGAAGAAGCTTAAGCAAGATGAAGCGGAAGATGTATcagat GATGAAGAAATTCAACCAAAAAGTGAGAAGCGTTTCAAACGTTTTTACGAAACTTTAAAAGAAGAACTTAATGCTCTTAAAGTCAATGTTACGAGCGATTCGGAATTATTAAAGAAGTTTTTCCAGAAATTCCAAACTTATAAAAGTAGTGTCACTACTGGAACGTTAACCAGTATAGAGATTGAAGAAGTATtggacattttgaacaatttGGAATACCTTCTTCATCAAATAGATAAtgctaaaatattttcagaCATGGATGg ACTGACTAAGATCATATCGCCATGTCTCAATGGAACTAACAATGAAATTAAATCGGAAGCGTTACGTCTTCTCGGAGCAGCTGCCCAATCAAATCCGAAAGTGCAAGCTAAGGcattagaaaatgattttatccAAAAAGTATTACACGTCTTGtctacaaataataaaattgaagtaaaatctAGATGTCTCTTCGCTCTAAGTGCCTTAATACGCCAGTTTCCTGCTGCTCAGAAAGCTTGGATCGATCATGGCGGTTTGCAGTTACTTGGGAAAATTATGTATGATGAtcaattacaaatacaaatgaAAGCAATGAAACTAATTAACGATCTAACGATCGAAAGACGGAACTTGGAAGATATTTACGATGCTGAGCAGCGTCAACAGAAAATGAGGGAGTATGCTATCACGGATTTCGAACAAAGATTACTGAGGCACGATTATTGTAAACTCTTAAGTAACTTGATGGTCAAGTGTTTCAAAGAAAAGTTAACTGGCCAATTTAGCATAGAAAATAACGATTTTCTTGAAGTAGTTTCAGACAGCATGATCACGGTCTCTCCCATTTGTAAAACTGAATTTAAGAACATTAAGCTCCTACTTTTACCCGTGATAGATAATCTCTTACACTTTTATCAAAATCCTAATATTAAACTCACTGTGGATGAAACTGACGTTTTAAagagtttaatattattgatcgagagattaaaaatttctatttttgatGCACCTCATGATGAACTATGA
- the LOC105193678 gene encoding nucleotide exchange factor SIL1 isoform X2, with the protein MDDTEEDDENANQSNSKSLTLHPDKSVLENEEPDPVKIKKVLKRESLKFPIDELKARLKKLKQDEAEDVSDDEEIQPKSEKRFKRFYETLKEELNALKVNVTSDSELLKKFFQKFQTYKSSVTTGTLTSIEIEEVLDILNNLEYLLHQIDNAKIFSDMDGLTKIISPCLNGTNNEIKSEALRLLGAAAQSNPKVQAKALENDFIQKVLHVLSTNNKIEVKSRCLFALSALIRQFPAAQKAWIDHGGLQLLGKIMYDDQLQIQMKAMKLINDLTIERRNLEDIYDAEQRQQKMREYAITDFEQRLLRHDYCKLLSNLMVKCFKEKLTGQFSIENNDFLEVVSDSMITVSPICKTEFKNIKLLLLPVIDNLLHFYQNPNIKLTVDETDVLKSLILLIERLKISIFDAPHDEL; encoded by the exons ATGGATGACACGGAGGAAGACGATGAGAATGCAAACCAATCAAATTCCAAATCATTGACGCTGCATCCGGACAAATCGGTCTTAGAAAATGAAGAGCCAGATCCTGTAAAAATAAAGAAGGTTTTAAAGAGGGAATCTTTAAAATTTCCTATTGATGAGCTGAAAGCAAGATTGAAGAAGCTTAAGCAAGATGAAGCGGAAGATGTATcagat GATGAAGAAATTCAACCAAAAAGTGAGAAGCGTTTCAAACGTTTTTACGAAACTTTAAAAGAAGAACTTAATGCTCTTAAAGTCAATGTTACGAGCGATTCGGAATTATTAAAGAAGTTTTTCCAGAAATTCCAAACTTATAAAAGTAGTGTCACTACTGGAACGTTAACCAGTATAGAGATTGAAGAAGTATtggacattttgaacaatttGGAATACCTTCTTCATCAAATAGATAAtgctaaaatattttcagaCATGGATGg ACTGACTAAGATCATATCGCCATGTCTCAATGGAACTAACAATGAAATTAAATCGGAAGCGTTACGTCTTCTCGGAGCAGCTGCCCAATCAAATCCGAAAGTGCAAGCTAAGGcattagaaaatgattttatccAAAAAGTATTACACGTCTTGtctacaaataataaaattgaagtaaaatctAGATGTCTCTTCGCTCTAAGTGCCTTAATACGCCAGTTTCCTGCTGCTCAGAAAGCTTGGATCGATCATGGCGGTTTGCAGTTACTTGGGAAAATTATGTATGATGAtcaattacaaatacaaatgaAAGCAATGAAACTAATTAACGATCTAACGATCGAAAGACGGAACTTGGAAGATATTTACGATGCTGAGCAGCGTCAACAGAAAATGAGGGAGTATGCTATCACGGATTTCGAACAAAGATTACTGAGGCACGATTATTGTAAACTCTTAAGTAACTTGATGGTCAAGTGTTTCAAAGAAAAGTTAACTGGCCAATTTAGCATAGAAAATAACGATTTTCTTGAAGTAGTTTCAGACAGCATGATCACGGTCTCTCCCATTTGTAAAACTGAATTTAAGAACATTAAGCTCCTACTTTTACCCGTGATAGATAATCTCTTACACTTTTATCAAAATCCTAATATTAAACTCACTGTGGATGAAACTGACGTTTTAAagagtttaatattattgatcgagagattaaaaatttctatttttgatGCACCTCATGATGAACTATGA
- the LOC105199925 gene encoding zinc transporter ZIP13 homolog, with the protein MAAAASYACTRNCTDAGYYLHTSCDTLGGVDDEWLPWHEIVGFFSYNPWIFSLLGSTMVGLTGIFPLWLIPIQDGVDLKTGEIGGTLKILLSFAVGALLGDVFLHLLPEAFESEFQSRANDNDASTPAGLWVLSAFLFFIIVEKLIAAVNEEAIIVEQQTDKISIKDVNREKEIDNNNCIMMTNPEKNNFLKKCMKNTTEVQFLKKHSNKIEFAQIPNGIKDPKDRKERKNGFKDVDIMKSALASECPNDECPLVDEAKSCLKKLAKTNGFTAISRVDCPCVRSSSNIVNRLTAWARKFISDLFRTRFDPKAFPGYLNLLMNFLDNFTHGLSVGGSFLISFRVGALSTFTILMHEIPHEVGDFAILLRSGFSRWDAARAQLITASGGIVGALAAVSFTGGLEEKTNWILPLTAGGFIHIGLVTILPDLLKETNTKESLKQLGALLLGVIIMAALIFV; encoded by the exons ATGGCCGCCGCGGCGTCGTACGCGTGCACTCGCAACTGCACGGACGCGGGATACTACCTGCACACGTCCTGCGACACTCTCGGCGGCGTCGACGACGAGTGGCTACCTTGGCACGAGATCGTAGGATTCTTTTCTTACAATCCATGGATATTCTCCCTGCTGGGCAGCACCATGGTCGGTCTCACGGGTATCTTCCCCCTGTGGCTCATCCCCATTCAGGACGGCGTGGACTTGAAAACCGGCG AGATCGGTGGTACTCTGAAGATCCTTTTGAGCTTTGCGGTGGGCGCATTGTTGGGCGACGTTTTTCTACATCTTTTGCCGGAGGCATTCGAGAGCGAATTCCAGTCGAGAg CCAATGACAATGACGCGTCTACGCCCGCGGGCTTGTGGGTGTTGTCCGCCTTCCTGTTCTTCATAATCGTCGAAAAACTTATCGCCGCCGTAAACGAGGAAGCTATCATTGTAGAACAACAAACTGACAAAATTTCGATCAAAGATgtaaatagagaaaaagagatagataataataattgcatcATGATGACGAATCCTGAGAAGAACAATTTCctaaaaaaatgcatgaaaaatACGACCGAG GTACAATTCCTGAAGAAACACTCCAATAAGATAGAATTTGCGCAAATTCCGAACGGTATCAAAGATCCGAAAGATCGTAAAGAACGAAAGAATGGTTTTAAAGATGTTGACATTATGAAATCGGCATTAGCAAGTGAATGTCCCAATGACGAGTGTCCGCTGGTCGACGAGGCAAAGAGCTGCTTGAAGAAACTTGCGAAGACTAACGGCTTCACGGCGATTTCACGCGTTGACTGTCCATGCGTACGCTCATCGAGCAATATTGTTAATCGTTTAACCGCATGGGCAAGAAAATTCATCTCCGACTTGTTCCGCACACGTTTCGATCCCAAAGCCTTTCCCGGATACTTGAATCTTTTGATGAACTTCCTCGATAACTTTACTCACGGCTTATCCGTGGGTGGATCGTTCCTAATTTCTTTCCGTGTAGGCGCTCTCAGCACGTTCACCATTTTGATGCATGAAATACCTCATGAGGTTGGCGATTTCGCTATTCTATTACGAAGCGGGTTTAGCAGATGGGATGCTGCGCGGGCGCAGTTAATCACAGCTAGCGGTGGAATCGTTGGTGCTTTGGCTGCCGTTTCTTTTACCGGCGGATTAG aggAAAAAACCAATTGGATATTACCATTGACCGCAGGAGGATTCATACATATTGGTTTAGTAACCATCCTGCCCGATCTGTTGAAAGAAACGAATACAAAAGAATCTTTGAAACAACTTGGCGCTTTACTTTTAGGGGTCATTATCATGGCTGCTTTGATTTTTGTCTAG